The following are encoded together in the Drosophila biarmipes strain raj3 chromosome 3L, RU_DBia_V1.1, whole genome shotgun sequence genome:
- the LOC108028685 gene encoding uncharacterized protein LOC108028685 isoform X1, which yields MVKRKSKTVAPHKPNVELLSEDEWMARRNTYMQRLADLRTSVALIEDAIDEHNELQKQQLQDEKWNSYMACDGLPSPKSPAEIRKFVFQLNVLEKESCANDISWLLPVDERSLLSQALDRKDMTRRNLEKNRPNIGQFYDDTVQRILLTITRVGRVLRNDNELLRLPAFQIIELDKIPSELNAVIENFFDKLAYRVISSPEAYMTNQGSILTHYCYNSKNFDFQIWGLQDVPIRFNYMKLPIMCSDLNCVGVTLQLPLSVLRDNLTLRCVHTFFDPYSPLAKSYELVIDGYMSPNCGLMDIGDSVMTEWMTQMDIQEDLMTKMNSEMQIYNETIATIAAAEAKQKKKSDNNESKRKSIPKTPNMPQELPVGMFPDPYKIFLEHDKRDCIDFFQRNFHPDQINLLPYEVNLRRFIIMGGVISIVFVRKPKHTAFEKFNITLHEDGRALRKQVDALDDINDVSTRRSTKPSILQKPSRMEMRRDLDQGENSEFHLHLEPDELPFYFLTFKVPDHLCLWGEPMVCQFVEDEIERLQEAEIEKVVEKTDKKKKVNKKPSQKLSVQKIGTPSKGIIVKAENPEEKGKPNYHKPTRESSINIYRPSALAMVRQGSLDPEQVNQGPLKNFQLQGEPLSRRKTRLLQEHCLPRIISSFKFPQEFKDGELEEKAVKTVTGPSLYRRREVSSVEYAKTEDYFFNYEDQSNPERVYPKFPAVKDLQLELGRAHATNKDTSMYGLVLTLDDIKEKYMDAPKKITDQLVTQAVRMSRRTFQEPLSTSRSRRQSSFVRRSFRQLGLEASTVSVGDLRSAEMEYELSEASESSEPVRKTRKENRFPSESVSRSYEIVKVFYWTTKFIMDSKFDKASKVLTIKTDRLGNFGFAFQRYTHFPFNHWELEKNEENPDEIIFTLDTQHVRVVFFITRDGIRCHALDIPKEYIARPIKYIDIDKPISDFVELRKRLQDMNLNVFAELDAFFYIDKGYFSQKHLAAELHVYDAIAVHSKLMKFSRSQWNRLATDRDLLLCLKNTKDVHDSAEVTVRVTPEISTFVEVSELCTEDLSAIKLNYKNTWRNIGTYSDLHQVINSMYSYATDVRNRDANQMYYLRQLLQEIRPLSFS from the exons atggtaaagaGAAAAAGCAAGACCGTGGCACCCCACAAACCCAACGTGGAACTCCTTTCGGAGGACGAGTGGATGGCCCGGAGAAACACATATATGCAGCGTTTGGCGGACCTTCGGACAAGTGTTGCCCTCATTGAGG ATGCCATCGACGAGCACAATGAACTGCAGAAACAGCAGTTGCAGGATGAAAAATGGAACAGTTACATGGCTTGTGACGGTCTTCCAAGTCCCAAAAGTCCTGCCGAAATTCGAAAATTCGTCTTCCAGCTGAATGTTTTAGAAAAGGAATCCTGCGCTAATGATATCAGCTGGCTTCTTCCGGTGGACGAGCGGAGTTTACTCTCGCAAGCACTGGACCGCAAGGACATGACCCGGAGGAACTTGGAAAAAAATAGACCAAATATCGGACAGTTCTACGATGATACTGTGCAACGTATCCTGTTAACCATCACACGTGTGGGAAGAGTACTACGCAACGATAACGAGCTCCTTCGCTTACCAGCTTTTCAAATTATTGAGCTGGATAAG ATACCATCAGAACTGAATGCGGTCATAGAGAACTTCTTCGATAAACTTGCATATCGCGTAATCTCTTCCCCCGAAGCCTATATGAC aaACCAGGGTAGTATCTTAACGCACTACTGCTATAACtccaaaaactttgatttccAAATATGGGGACTGCAGGATGTGCCAATTCGTTTCAACTATATGAA gcTACCGATTATGTGCTCGGATCTCAACTGCGTTGGAGTAACTCTTCAGCTGCCCCTTAGTGTGCTCCGTGACAATCTGACCCTCCGGTGCGTACACACATTTTTTGACCCTTACTCCCCTTTGGCCAAGAGCTATGAGCTAGTCATTGATGGTTATATGAGCCCAAATTGCGGACTTATGGATATCGGGGACAGTGTGATGACCGAATGGATGACCCAGATGGATATTCAGGAGGACCTTATGACGAAAATGAACTCGGAAATGCAGATTTACAACGAGACGATTGc cacaattgcagcagcagaagctaagcaaaaaaaaaagtccgATAATAATGAATCTAAAAGGAAATCCATTCCAAAAACCCCAAACATGCCGCAAGAACTACCAGTAGGCATGTTTCCAGACCCTTACAAGATATTCCTCGAACACGATAAACGAGATTGCATTGACTTTTTTCAAAGAAATTTTCATCCCGACCAAATAAACCTGCTGCCTTATGag GTCAACCTGCGCCGTTTTATCATTATGGGAGGCGTTATTTCGATCGTCTTTGTGAGAAAGCCGAAACATACCGCCTTTGAAAAATTCAATATAACGCTTCACGAAGATGGACGTGCTTTGCGAAAGCAAGTGGATGCTTTGGATGACATTAATGACGTATCAACACGCAGGTCCACTAAACCAAGCATTCTGCAAAAACCAAGTCGTATGGAAATGAGGCGCGATCTTGACCAGGGGGAAAACTCTGAATTTCATTTGCACTTGGAGCCGGACGAGCTGCCGTTTTACTTTCTCACTTTCAAGGTGCCCGACCATTTATGCCTGTGGGGCGAACCCATGGTCTGTCAATTTGTTGAGGACGAAATCGAAAGATTGCAGGAAGCTGAAATAGAAAAAGTAGTCGAAAAGAcggataaaaagaaaaaagtaaacaaaaagcCTTCACAGAAACTATCCGTACAAAAAATTGGTACTCCCTCAAAAGGAATAATTGTGAAGGCAGAGAATCCGGAAGAAAAGGGCAAGCCGAATTATCACAAGCCAACAAGAGAAAGTTCAATCAACATTTATAGACCCTCGGCCTTGGCAATGGTGCGACAGGGAAGTTTGGATCCGGAGCAGGTTAATCAGGGTCCATTGAAAAACTTTCAGCTGCAAGGCGAACCTCTATCAAGACGCAAGACTCGTCTCCTTCAGGAGCACTGCCTACCACGAATCATATCCTCGTTCAAATTCCCGCAGGAGTTCAAAGATGGCGAGCTCGAAGAAAAGGCCGTCAAAACCGTAACGGGCCCGAGTCTTTACAGGAGGCGGGAGGTCAGTTCCGTCGAATATGCGAAAACTGAAGATTACTTCTTCAACTACGAGGATCAGTCCAATCCGGAGCGAGTGTATCCAAAGTTTCCTGCGGTAAAGGACCTACAGCTAGAGCTTGGCAGGGCGCACGCAACCAATAAGGATACTTCGATGTATGGCCTTGTACTGACACTGGACGACATCAAGGAGAAGTACATGGATGCGCCCAAAAAGATAACTGATCAACTGGTCACTCAAGCCGTTAGAATGAGCAGACGTACTTTTCAGGAACCACTTAGTACGAGTCGATCTCGCCGACAGAGTTCCTTCGTGAGACGGTCTTTTAGGCAGTTGGGATTGGAAGCGAGCACCGTGAGCGTTGGCGACTTGCGATCGGCTGAAATGGAGTATGAACTCAGCGAGGCCAGTGAGTCCAGCGAGCCCGTGAGAAAGACTAGAAAAGAAAATCGTTTTCCATCTGAAAGTGTTTCTCGGAGTTATGAAATCGTAAAGGTCTTCTACTGGACCACTAAGTTCATCATGGACTCGAAGTTCGATAAGGCAAGTAAGGTCCTCACCATCAAGACAGATCGTTTGGGGAACTTTGGATTCGCCTTCCAGCGATACACGCATTTTCCCTTTAATCACTGGGAACTGGAGAAGAACGAGGAGAA CCCCGATGAGATCATCTTCACCTTGGACACCCAACACGTGCGTGTTGTCTTCTTTATCACCAGGGATGGCATTCGGTGTCATGCGCTTGACATACCCAAGGAATACATTGCCAGGCCcattaaatatatagatatcGATAAACCCATCTCAGATTTCGTCGAGCTTCGCAAG CGCCTCCAGGACATGAACCTGAATGTGTTTGCGGAGCTGGACGCTTTTTTCTACATCGATAAAGGCTATTTTTCACAGAAGCACCTGGCAGCGGAGTTGCATGTCTACGACGCCATCGCTGTGCATAGCAAGCTGATGAAGTTCAGCCGCAGCCAGTGGAATCGCCTGGCCACGGATAGGGATCTGTTGCTCTGTCTAAAGAATACCAAGGATGTGCATGACAGTGCAGAGGTCACGGTCCGCGTAACGCCCGAAATCTCGACCTTCGTGGAAGTTTCGGAGCTCTGCACTGAAGATCTGAGCGCCATAAAACTGAACTACAAGAATACCTGGCGTAATATTGGG ACCTACTCGGATctgcatcaggtgatcaactCAATGTATTCGTATGCCACGGATGTGCGTAATCGGGATGCCAACCAGATGTACTATCTTCGCCAGCTTCTTCAGGAGATCCGACCCCTGAGCTTCTCCTAA
- the LOC108028685 gene encoding uncharacterized protein LOC108028685 isoform X4: MVKRKSKTVAPHKPNVELLSEDEWMARRNTYMQRLADLRTSVALIEDAIDEHNELQKQQLQDEKWNSYMACDGLPSPKSPAEIRKFVFQLNVLEKESCANDISWLLPVDERSLLSQALDRKDMTRRNLEKNRPNIGQFYDDTVQRILLTITRVGRVLRNDNELLRLPAFQIIELDKIPSELNAVIENFFDKLAYRVISSPEAYMTNQGSILTHYCYNSKNFDFQIWGLQDVPIRFNYMKLPIMCSDLNCVGVTLQLPLSVLRDNLTLRCVHTFFDPYSPLAKSYELVIDGYMSPNCGLMDIGDSVMTEWMTQMDIQEDLMTKMNSEMQIYNETIASRS; the protein is encoded by the exons atggtaaagaGAAAAAGCAAGACCGTGGCACCCCACAAACCCAACGTGGAACTCCTTTCGGAGGACGAGTGGATGGCCCGGAGAAACACATATATGCAGCGTTTGGCGGACCTTCGGACAAGTGTTGCCCTCATTGAGG ATGCCATCGACGAGCACAATGAACTGCAGAAACAGCAGTTGCAGGATGAAAAATGGAACAGTTACATGGCTTGTGACGGTCTTCCAAGTCCCAAAAGTCCTGCCGAAATTCGAAAATTCGTCTTCCAGCTGAATGTTTTAGAAAAGGAATCCTGCGCTAATGATATCAGCTGGCTTCTTCCGGTGGACGAGCGGAGTTTACTCTCGCAAGCACTGGACCGCAAGGACATGACCCGGAGGAACTTGGAAAAAAATAGACCAAATATCGGACAGTTCTACGATGATACTGTGCAACGTATCCTGTTAACCATCACACGTGTGGGAAGAGTACTACGCAACGATAACGAGCTCCTTCGCTTACCAGCTTTTCAAATTATTGAGCTGGATAAG ATACCATCAGAACTGAATGCGGTCATAGAGAACTTCTTCGATAAACTTGCATATCGCGTAATCTCTTCCCCCGAAGCCTATATGAC aaACCAGGGTAGTATCTTAACGCACTACTGCTATAACtccaaaaactttgatttccAAATATGGGGACTGCAGGATGTGCCAATTCGTTTCAACTATATGAA gcTACCGATTATGTGCTCGGATCTCAACTGCGTTGGAGTAACTCTTCAGCTGCCCCTTAGTGTGCTCCGTGACAATCTGACCCTCCGGTGCGTACACACATTTTTTGACCCTTACTCCCCTTTGGCCAAGAGCTATGAGCTAGTCATTGATGGTTATATGAGCCCAAATTGCGGACTTATGGATATCGGGGACAGTGTGATGACCGAATGGATGACCCAGATGGATATTCAGGAGGACCTTATGACGAAAATGAACTCGGAAATGCAGATTTACAACGAGACGATTGc cagcagaagctaa
- the LOC108028685 gene encoding uncharacterized protein LOC108028685 isoform X5 — MVKRKSKTVAPHKPNVELLSEDEWMARRNTYMQRLADLRTSVALIEDAIDEHNELQKQQLQDEKWNSYMACDGLPSPKSPAEIRKFVFQLNVLEKESCANDISWLLPVDERSLLSQALDRKDMTRRNLEKNRPNIGQFYDDTVQRILLTITRVGRVLRNDNELLRLPAFQIIELDKN, encoded by the exons atggtaaagaGAAAAAGCAAGACCGTGGCACCCCACAAACCCAACGTGGAACTCCTTTCGGAGGACGAGTGGATGGCCCGGAGAAACACATATATGCAGCGTTTGGCGGACCTTCGGACAAGTGTTGCCCTCATTGAGG ATGCCATCGACGAGCACAATGAACTGCAGAAACAGCAGTTGCAGGATGAAAAATGGAACAGTTACATGGCTTGTGACGGTCTTCCAAGTCCCAAAAGTCCTGCCGAAATTCGAAAATTCGTCTTCCAGCTGAATGTTTTAGAAAAGGAATCCTGCGCTAATGATATCAGCTGGCTTCTTCCGGTGGACGAGCGGAGTTTACTCTCGCAAGCACTGGACCGCAAGGACATGACCCGGAGGAACTTGGAAAAAAATAGACCAAATATCGGACAGTTCTACGATGATACTGTGCAACGTATCCTGTTAACCATCACACGTGTGGGAAGAGTACTACGCAACGATAACGAGCTCCTTCGCTTACCAGCTTTTCAAATTATTGAGCTGGATAAG AACTGA
- the LOC108028685 gene encoding uncharacterized protein LOC108028685 isoform X2: MTNQGSILTHYCYNSKNFDFQIWGLQDVPIRFNYMKLPIMCSDLNCVGVTLQLPLSVLRDNLTLRCVHTFFDPYSPLAKSYELVIDGYMSPNCGLMDIGDSVMTEWMTQMDIQEDLMTKMNSEMQIYNETIATIAAAEAKQKKKSDNNESKRKSIPKTPNMPQELPVGMFPDPYKIFLEHDKRDCIDFFQRNFHPDQINLLPYEVNLRRFIIMGGVISIVFVRKPKHTAFEKFNITLHEDGRALRKQVDALDDINDVSTRRSTKPSILQKPSRMEMRRDLDQGENSEFHLHLEPDELPFYFLTFKVPDHLCLWGEPMVCQFVEDEIERLQEAEIEKVVEKTDKKKKVNKKPSQKLSVQKIGTPSKGIIVKAENPEEKGKPNYHKPTRESSINIYRPSALAMVRQGSLDPEQVNQGPLKNFQLQGEPLSRRKTRLLQEHCLPRIISSFKFPQEFKDGELEEKAVKTVTGPSLYRRREVSSVEYAKTEDYFFNYEDQSNPERVYPKFPAVKDLQLELGRAHATNKDTSMYGLVLTLDDIKEKYMDAPKKITDQLVTQAVRMSRRTFQEPLSTSRSRRQSSFVRRSFRQLGLEASTVSVGDLRSAEMEYELSEASESSEPVRKTRKENRFPSESVSRSYEIVKVFYWTTKFIMDSKFDKASKVLTIKTDRLGNFGFAFQRYTHFPFNHWELEKNEENPDEIIFTLDTQHVRVVFFITRDGIRCHALDIPKEYIARPIKYIDIDKPISDFVELRKRLQDMNLNVFAELDAFFYIDKGYFSQKHLAAELHVYDAIAVHSKLMKFSRSQWNRLATDRDLLLCLKNTKDVHDSAEVTVRVTPEISTFVEVSELCTEDLSAIKLNYKNTWRNIGTYSDLHQVINSMYSYATDVRNRDANQMYYLRQLLQEIRPLSFS; the protein is encoded by the exons ATGAC aaACCAGGGTAGTATCTTAACGCACTACTGCTATAACtccaaaaactttgatttccAAATATGGGGACTGCAGGATGTGCCAATTCGTTTCAACTATATGAA gcTACCGATTATGTGCTCGGATCTCAACTGCGTTGGAGTAACTCTTCAGCTGCCCCTTAGTGTGCTCCGTGACAATCTGACCCTCCGGTGCGTACACACATTTTTTGACCCTTACTCCCCTTTGGCCAAGAGCTATGAGCTAGTCATTGATGGTTATATGAGCCCAAATTGCGGACTTATGGATATCGGGGACAGTGTGATGACCGAATGGATGACCCAGATGGATATTCAGGAGGACCTTATGACGAAAATGAACTCGGAAATGCAGATTTACAACGAGACGATTGc cacaattgcagcagcagaagctaagcaaaaaaaaaagtccgATAATAATGAATCTAAAAGGAAATCCATTCCAAAAACCCCAAACATGCCGCAAGAACTACCAGTAGGCATGTTTCCAGACCCTTACAAGATATTCCTCGAACACGATAAACGAGATTGCATTGACTTTTTTCAAAGAAATTTTCATCCCGACCAAATAAACCTGCTGCCTTATGag GTCAACCTGCGCCGTTTTATCATTATGGGAGGCGTTATTTCGATCGTCTTTGTGAGAAAGCCGAAACATACCGCCTTTGAAAAATTCAATATAACGCTTCACGAAGATGGACGTGCTTTGCGAAAGCAAGTGGATGCTTTGGATGACATTAATGACGTATCAACACGCAGGTCCACTAAACCAAGCATTCTGCAAAAACCAAGTCGTATGGAAATGAGGCGCGATCTTGACCAGGGGGAAAACTCTGAATTTCATTTGCACTTGGAGCCGGACGAGCTGCCGTTTTACTTTCTCACTTTCAAGGTGCCCGACCATTTATGCCTGTGGGGCGAACCCATGGTCTGTCAATTTGTTGAGGACGAAATCGAAAGATTGCAGGAAGCTGAAATAGAAAAAGTAGTCGAAAAGAcggataaaaagaaaaaagtaaacaaaaagcCTTCACAGAAACTATCCGTACAAAAAATTGGTACTCCCTCAAAAGGAATAATTGTGAAGGCAGAGAATCCGGAAGAAAAGGGCAAGCCGAATTATCACAAGCCAACAAGAGAAAGTTCAATCAACATTTATAGACCCTCGGCCTTGGCAATGGTGCGACAGGGAAGTTTGGATCCGGAGCAGGTTAATCAGGGTCCATTGAAAAACTTTCAGCTGCAAGGCGAACCTCTATCAAGACGCAAGACTCGTCTCCTTCAGGAGCACTGCCTACCACGAATCATATCCTCGTTCAAATTCCCGCAGGAGTTCAAAGATGGCGAGCTCGAAGAAAAGGCCGTCAAAACCGTAACGGGCCCGAGTCTTTACAGGAGGCGGGAGGTCAGTTCCGTCGAATATGCGAAAACTGAAGATTACTTCTTCAACTACGAGGATCAGTCCAATCCGGAGCGAGTGTATCCAAAGTTTCCTGCGGTAAAGGACCTACAGCTAGAGCTTGGCAGGGCGCACGCAACCAATAAGGATACTTCGATGTATGGCCTTGTACTGACACTGGACGACATCAAGGAGAAGTACATGGATGCGCCCAAAAAGATAACTGATCAACTGGTCACTCAAGCCGTTAGAATGAGCAGACGTACTTTTCAGGAACCACTTAGTACGAGTCGATCTCGCCGACAGAGTTCCTTCGTGAGACGGTCTTTTAGGCAGTTGGGATTGGAAGCGAGCACCGTGAGCGTTGGCGACTTGCGATCGGCTGAAATGGAGTATGAACTCAGCGAGGCCAGTGAGTCCAGCGAGCCCGTGAGAAAGACTAGAAAAGAAAATCGTTTTCCATCTGAAAGTGTTTCTCGGAGTTATGAAATCGTAAAGGTCTTCTACTGGACCACTAAGTTCATCATGGACTCGAAGTTCGATAAGGCAAGTAAGGTCCTCACCATCAAGACAGATCGTTTGGGGAACTTTGGATTCGCCTTCCAGCGATACACGCATTTTCCCTTTAATCACTGGGAACTGGAGAAGAACGAGGAGAA CCCCGATGAGATCATCTTCACCTTGGACACCCAACACGTGCGTGTTGTCTTCTTTATCACCAGGGATGGCATTCGGTGTCATGCGCTTGACATACCCAAGGAATACATTGCCAGGCCcattaaatatatagatatcGATAAACCCATCTCAGATTTCGTCGAGCTTCGCAAG CGCCTCCAGGACATGAACCTGAATGTGTTTGCGGAGCTGGACGCTTTTTTCTACATCGATAAAGGCTATTTTTCACAGAAGCACCTGGCAGCGGAGTTGCATGTCTACGACGCCATCGCTGTGCATAGCAAGCTGATGAAGTTCAGCCGCAGCCAGTGGAATCGCCTGGCCACGGATAGGGATCTGTTGCTCTGTCTAAAGAATACCAAGGATGTGCATGACAGTGCAGAGGTCACGGTCCGCGTAACGCCCGAAATCTCGACCTTCGTGGAAGTTTCGGAGCTCTGCACTGAAGATCTGAGCGCCATAAAACTGAACTACAAGAATACCTGGCGTAATATTGGG ACCTACTCGGATctgcatcaggtgatcaactCAATGTATTCGTATGCCACGGATGTGCGTAATCGGGATGCCAACCAGATGTACTATCTTCGCCAGCTTCTTCAGGAGATCCGACCCCTGAGCTTCTCCTAA
- the LOC108028685 gene encoding uncharacterized protein LOC108028685 isoform X3 yields MPQELPVGMFPDPYKIFLEHDKRDCIDFFQRNFHPDQINLLPYEVNLRRFIIMGGVISIVFVRKPKHTAFEKFNITLHEDGRALRKQVDALDDINDVSTRRSTKPSILQKPSRMEMRRDLDQGENSEFHLHLEPDELPFYFLTFKVPDHLCLWGEPMVCQFVEDEIERLQEAEIEKVVEKTDKKKKVNKKPSQKLSVQKIGTPSKGIIVKAENPEEKGKPNYHKPTRESSINIYRPSALAMVRQGSLDPEQVNQGPLKNFQLQGEPLSRRKTRLLQEHCLPRIISSFKFPQEFKDGELEEKAVKTVTGPSLYRRREVSSVEYAKTEDYFFNYEDQSNPERVYPKFPAVKDLQLELGRAHATNKDTSMYGLVLTLDDIKEKYMDAPKKITDQLVTQAVRMSRRTFQEPLSTSRSRRQSSFVRRSFRQLGLEASTVSVGDLRSAEMEYELSEASESSEPVRKTRKENRFPSESVSRSYEIVKVFYWTTKFIMDSKFDKASKVLTIKTDRLGNFGFAFQRYTHFPFNHWELEKNEENPDEIIFTLDTQHVRVVFFITRDGIRCHALDIPKEYIARPIKYIDIDKPISDFVELRKRLQDMNLNVFAELDAFFYIDKGYFSQKHLAAELHVYDAIAVHSKLMKFSRSQWNRLATDRDLLLCLKNTKDVHDSAEVTVRVTPEISTFVEVSELCTEDLSAIKLNYKNTWRNIGTYSDLHQVINSMYSYATDVRNRDANQMYYLRQLLQEIRPLSFS; encoded by the exons ATGCCGCAAGAACTACCAGTAGGCATGTTTCCAGACCCTTACAAGATATTCCTCGAACACGATAAACGAGATTGCATTGACTTTTTTCAAAGAAATTTTCATCCCGACCAAATAAACCTGCTGCCTTATGag GTCAACCTGCGCCGTTTTATCATTATGGGAGGCGTTATTTCGATCGTCTTTGTGAGAAAGCCGAAACATACCGCCTTTGAAAAATTCAATATAACGCTTCACGAAGATGGACGTGCTTTGCGAAAGCAAGTGGATGCTTTGGATGACATTAATGACGTATCAACACGCAGGTCCACTAAACCAAGCATTCTGCAAAAACCAAGTCGTATGGAAATGAGGCGCGATCTTGACCAGGGGGAAAACTCTGAATTTCATTTGCACTTGGAGCCGGACGAGCTGCCGTTTTACTTTCTCACTTTCAAGGTGCCCGACCATTTATGCCTGTGGGGCGAACCCATGGTCTGTCAATTTGTTGAGGACGAAATCGAAAGATTGCAGGAAGCTGAAATAGAAAAAGTAGTCGAAAAGAcggataaaaagaaaaaagtaaacaaaaagcCTTCACAGAAACTATCCGTACAAAAAATTGGTACTCCCTCAAAAGGAATAATTGTGAAGGCAGAGAATCCGGAAGAAAAGGGCAAGCCGAATTATCACAAGCCAACAAGAGAAAGTTCAATCAACATTTATAGACCCTCGGCCTTGGCAATGGTGCGACAGGGAAGTTTGGATCCGGAGCAGGTTAATCAGGGTCCATTGAAAAACTTTCAGCTGCAAGGCGAACCTCTATCAAGACGCAAGACTCGTCTCCTTCAGGAGCACTGCCTACCACGAATCATATCCTCGTTCAAATTCCCGCAGGAGTTCAAAGATGGCGAGCTCGAAGAAAAGGCCGTCAAAACCGTAACGGGCCCGAGTCTTTACAGGAGGCGGGAGGTCAGTTCCGTCGAATATGCGAAAACTGAAGATTACTTCTTCAACTACGAGGATCAGTCCAATCCGGAGCGAGTGTATCCAAAGTTTCCTGCGGTAAAGGACCTACAGCTAGAGCTTGGCAGGGCGCACGCAACCAATAAGGATACTTCGATGTATGGCCTTGTACTGACACTGGACGACATCAAGGAGAAGTACATGGATGCGCCCAAAAAGATAACTGATCAACTGGTCACTCAAGCCGTTAGAATGAGCAGACGTACTTTTCAGGAACCACTTAGTACGAGTCGATCTCGCCGACAGAGTTCCTTCGTGAGACGGTCTTTTAGGCAGTTGGGATTGGAAGCGAGCACCGTGAGCGTTGGCGACTTGCGATCGGCTGAAATGGAGTATGAACTCAGCGAGGCCAGTGAGTCCAGCGAGCCCGTGAGAAAGACTAGAAAAGAAAATCGTTTTCCATCTGAAAGTGTTTCTCGGAGTTATGAAATCGTAAAGGTCTTCTACTGGACCACTAAGTTCATCATGGACTCGAAGTTCGATAAGGCAAGTAAGGTCCTCACCATCAAGACAGATCGTTTGGGGAACTTTGGATTCGCCTTCCAGCGATACACGCATTTTCCCTTTAATCACTGGGAACTGGAGAAGAACGAGGAGAA CCCCGATGAGATCATCTTCACCTTGGACACCCAACACGTGCGTGTTGTCTTCTTTATCACCAGGGATGGCATTCGGTGTCATGCGCTTGACATACCCAAGGAATACATTGCCAGGCCcattaaatatatagatatcGATAAACCCATCTCAGATTTCGTCGAGCTTCGCAAG CGCCTCCAGGACATGAACCTGAATGTGTTTGCGGAGCTGGACGCTTTTTTCTACATCGATAAAGGCTATTTTTCACAGAAGCACCTGGCAGCGGAGTTGCATGTCTACGACGCCATCGCTGTGCATAGCAAGCTGATGAAGTTCAGCCGCAGCCAGTGGAATCGCCTGGCCACGGATAGGGATCTGTTGCTCTGTCTAAAGAATACCAAGGATGTGCATGACAGTGCAGAGGTCACGGTCCGCGTAACGCCCGAAATCTCGACCTTCGTGGAAGTTTCGGAGCTCTGCACTGAAGATCTGAGCGCCATAAAACTGAACTACAAGAATACCTGGCGTAATATTGGG ACCTACTCGGATctgcatcaggtgatcaactCAATGTATTCGTATGCCACGGATGTGCGTAATCGGGATGCCAACCAGATGTACTATCTTCGCCAGCTTCTTCAGGAGATCCGACCCCTGAGCTTCTCCTAA
- the LOC108028684 gene encoding seminase, with the protein MQRLLACFLLATTLPGLDVLAQNLNLSQTIDLDKLAKIVVPSKLQTRVVGGRVTTNEKLGGYLIALRYDKEFICGGTLIHDLIVLTAAHCFLGRENIKEWEAVGATSKLRDKGIIRKFKEVIKSAQFREDDMNMDVAVVRLKSPMKGKNIGKLSLCTAHLRPGLELVVSGWGMTDPSGTRPQLLLRTVTVPILDKSVCRSSYWPAVNITDSMFCAGVLGKKDSCTFDSGGPLVYKKQVCGIVSFGIGCASRRYSGVYTDITYVKPFIEKSIKVLLA; encoded by the exons ATGCAACGCCTGCTGGCTTGCTTCTTACTGGCCACCACTCTACCCGGGCTTGATGTACTTGCCCAGAACCTGAACCTGAGTCAAACCATCGATCTGGACAAGTTGGCCAAAATAGTAGTGCCTTCGAAACTCCAAACTCGTGTTGTCGGCGGTCGTGTCACTACAAATGAAAAACTAGGCGGCTATCTAATTGCTTTGCGCTACGACAAGGAGTTCATTTGCGGTGGCACTCTGATCCACGACCTCATCGTCCTCACGGCTGCGCATTGCTTTTTGGGGCGAGAGAACATCAAGGAATGGGAGGCGGTTGGCGCCACCTCGAAGCTTCGAGATAAAGGCATTATACGCAAATTTAAGGAAGTCATCAAGTCCGCCCAGTTTCGAGAAGATGACATGAACATGGATGTGGCCGTAGTGCGGCTAAAAAGCCCCATGAAGGGCAAAAACATCGGAAAACTATCACTGTGCACTGCGCACCTCAGGCCGGGTCTGGAACTAGTGGTTTCTGGCTGGGGAATGACCGATCCCAGTGGCACTCGCCCGCAGCTCTTATTGCGGACGGTTACAGTGCCCATTTTAGATAAGAGTGTATGTCGTTCTTCCTACTGGCCAGCGG TTAATATAACAGACAGCATGTTTTGCGCCGGAGTTCTGGGGAAGAAGGATTCCTGTACATTTGACTCCGGTGGTCCGCTGGTATACAAGAAGCAAGTATGTGGGATCGTGTCCTTTGGAATCGGGTGTGCCAGCAGACGCTATTCCGGCGTCTACACAGACATTACTTACGTAAAGCCCTTTATAGAGAAGAGCATTAAGGTATTGCTGGCGTAA